A window from Aeromonas rivipollensis encodes these proteins:
- a CDS encoding ABC transporter ATP-binding protein, which yields MTAVQFDRVSRHYGEVKAVDDISFQIPSGEFFTLLGPSGSGKTTCLRMIAGFEYPSEGEIRLFGEPCSQVPPYDRNLNTVFQDYALFPNMDVRDNIGYGLMIRGVPKAERHRKVDEMLELVRLPGVGSRKPGQLSGGQRQRIAIARALINQPRILLLDEPLGALDLKLREQMQLELKALQRQLGITFIFVTHDQQEALSMSDRICIFSQGKIEQIAAPDTIYDAPATPFVARFVGTVNLFEGEQAKRLCGDEHQMMVRPERIRLGEAGMPGWSGEIREVEYLGPFVRYRVSLGEQLEIIVNHPNEGQARLARGARVSLSWPEQAIHRLSASGSGAQP from the coding sequence ATGACAGCCGTACAATTTGACCGGGTCAGCCGCCACTACGGCGAGGTGAAGGCGGTCGACGACATCTCCTTCCAGATCCCGTCCGGAGAATTCTTCACTCTGCTGGGCCCGAGTGGTTCCGGCAAGACCACCTGCCTGCGGATGATCGCGGGCTTCGAGTACCCGAGCGAGGGGGAGATCCGGCTGTTTGGCGAGCCCTGCTCCCAGGTGCCGCCCTATGATCGCAACCTCAACACCGTGTTTCAGGACTACGCCCTCTTCCCCAACATGGATGTGCGGGACAACATCGGCTACGGCCTGATGATCAGGGGGGTGCCCAAGGCGGAACGCCACCGCAAGGTGGACGAGATGCTGGAGCTGGTGCGCCTGCCCGGCGTCGGCAGCCGCAAGCCGGGGCAGCTCTCCGGCGGCCAGCGCCAGCGCATCGCCATCGCCCGGGCCCTCATCAACCAGCCGCGCATCCTGCTGCTGGACGAACCGCTGGGGGCGCTCGACCTCAAGCTGCGCGAGCAGATGCAGCTCGAGCTGAAAGCCTTGCAGCGCCAGCTCGGCATCACCTTCATCTTCGTCACCCACGATCAGCAGGAGGCGCTCTCCATGAGCGACCGCATCTGCATCTTCAGTCAGGGCAAGATAGAGCAGATAGCCGCGCCGGATACCATCTACGATGCTCCGGCGACGCCGTTTGTGGCCCGCTTCGTCGGCACAGTCAACCTGTTCGAGGGGGAGCAGGCCAAACGGCTGTGCGGTGATGAGCACCAGATGATGGTGCGCCCGGAGCGGATCCGGCTCGGCGAGGCGGGCATGCCGGGCTGGTCGGGGGAGATCCGCGAGGTGGAGTATCTGGGCCCCTTCGTGCGCTACCGGGTCAGCCTGGGAGAGCAGCTCGAGATCATCGTCAATCACCCCAACGAGGGGCAGGCCCGTCTGGCCCGTGGCGCCCGGGTCAGCCTCAGCTGGCCTGAGCAGGCCATCCACCGCCTGAGTGCCTCAGGATCGGGGGCTCAGCCATGA
- a CDS encoding ABC transporter substrate-binding protein: MKLTPLTLALIPALLAGQTQAAPTELGKGEGQLNIVAWAGYVERGETDKNYDWVTGFEKETGCKVSVKTAATSDEMVALMNEGGFDLVTASGDASLRLIAGGKVQALNLALIPSYSKIDPRLQNAPWHTVEGKHYGVPYQWGGNILMYNTKVFPKAPDSWSVVFEEQTLPDGKSNKGRVQAFDGPIHIADAALYLMTHQPALGIKDPYELNEEQYKASLDLLRKQRQLVGRYWHDAFVQIDDFKNEGVVASGSWPFQANALIADKQPIATTVPKEGVTGWADTSMVHSEAKHLTCAYQWLEHSLNNKLQGDLASWFGSVPVVPAACEGNSLLGKEGCKTNGIENFDKVHFWRTPVSQCKSQGTCVPYYRWVSDYIAILGGR, translated from the coding sequence ATGAAACTGACCCCCCTGACACTGGCCCTGATCCCCGCCCTGCTGGCAGGCCAGACCCAGGCCGCCCCGACCGAGCTCGGCAAGGGCGAAGGCCAGCTCAATATCGTGGCCTGGGCAGGCTACGTGGAGCGTGGCGAGACTGACAAGAACTACGACTGGGTGACCGGCTTCGAGAAGGAGACCGGCTGCAAGGTCAGCGTCAAGACGGCCGCCACCTCGGACGAGATGGTGGCCCTGATGAACGAGGGGGGCTTCGATCTGGTGACCGCCTCCGGCGACGCCAGCCTGCGCCTCATCGCGGGGGGCAAGGTGCAGGCGCTCAACCTGGCGCTCATCCCGAGTTACAGCAAGATAGATCCCCGGCTGCAGAATGCTCCCTGGCACACTGTGGAGGGCAAGCACTACGGCGTCCCCTACCAGTGGGGTGGCAACATCCTGATGTACAACACCAAGGTGTTCCCCAAGGCGCCGGACTCCTGGTCCGTGGTGTTCGAGGAGCAGACCCTGCCGGACGGCAAGTCCAACAAGGGGCGGGTGCAGGCGTTCGACGGCCCCATCCACATCGCCGATGCCGCCCTCTACCTGATGACCCACCAGCCGGCACTCGGCATCAAGGATCCTTACGAGCTGAACGAGGAGCAGTACAAGGCCTCCCTCGATCTGCTGCGAAAGCAGCGCCAGCTGGTGGGGCGCTACTGGCACGACGCCTTCGTCCAGATAGATGACTTCAAGAACGAGGGAGTGGTGGCCTCCGGCTCCTGGCCCTTCCAGGCCAATGCCCTGATCGCCGACAAGCAGCCCATCGCCACCACTGTACCCAAGGAGGGGGTTACCGGCTGGGCCGACACCAGCATGGTGCACAGCGAGGCCAAGCACCTCACCTGCGCCTACCAGTGGCTGGAGCACTCCCTGAACAACAAGCTGCAGGGGGATCTCGCCTCCTGGTTCGGCTCCGTGCCCGTGGTGCCCGCCGCCTGCGAGGGCAATTCCCTGCTGGGCAAAGAGGGCTGCAAGACCAACGGCATAGAGAACTTCGACAAGGTGCACTTCTGGCGAACCCCAGTCTCCCAGTGCAAGAGTCAGGGGACTTGCGTGCCCTATTACCGCTGGGTGTCCGACTATATCGCCATTCTGGGTGGCCGCTGA
- a CDS encoding LysR family transcriptional regulator codes for MNFTFRQIRYFVAVADSFSVSRAAAELHISQSAVTSAIRELETELGAALFERNPRGVTLTAQGHQFLLHARRILGAMTEAGQSLKAVAQQDQGQLTIGVTTLVAGYYLSEAIGRFRRAFPAVRIEVKEDEQPFLEHQIVNGEVDVGILMTNRTIRQEAFDTELLTRSPLRLWLAANHPLCAESTLSLKALGDEPMISLTADQLDQIIGAGLRRYGISPRTVLRTASVEAVRSLVASQLGVALLPDFAYRPWSLEQERVEARPIKEPIPAIDIGLVWRRGSRLDWTAREFIDIARDQSRLRARQPASR; via the coding sequence ATGAATTTTACCTTTCGCCAGATCCGTTACTTCGTGGCCGTGGCCGACAGCTTCTCCGTGAGCCGCGCCGCCGCCGAACTGCACATCTCCCAGTCGGCGGTCACCAGCGCCATCCGCGAGCTGGAGACCGAGCTCGGCGCCGCTCTGTTCGAGCGCAACCCGCGCGGCGTCACCCTGACGGCCCAGGGCCACCAGTTCCTGCTCCATGCCAGGCGCATTCTCGGCGCCATGACCGAAGCCGGCCAGTCCCTCAAGGCGGTGGCCCAGCAGGATCAGGGGCAGCTCACCATAGGGGTGACGACGCTGGTAGCCGGCTACTACCTGTCGGAGGCGATCGGCCGCTTTCGCCGCGCCTTTCCGGCGGTGCGCATCGAGGTGAAGGAGGATGAGCAGCCGTTTCTGGAGCATCAGATCGTCAACGGCGAAGTGGACGTGGGGATACTGATGACCAACCGCACCATCCGCCAGGAGGCGTTCGATACCGAGCTGCTGACCCGCTCCCCCCTGCGGCTCTGGCTCGCCGCCAACCACCCCCTCTGCGCGGAATCGACCCTCTCCCTCAAGGCGTTGGGGGATGAGCCCATGATCTCGCTCACCGCCGATCAGCTGGATCAGATCATAGGGGCCGGCCTGCGCCGCTACGGCATTTCCCCTCGCACTGTGCTGCGCACCGCCTCGGTGGAAGCGGTACGCAGCCTGGTGGCGAGCCAGCTCGGGGTCGCCCTGCTGCCGGACTTTGCCTATCGCCCCTGGTCTCTGGAGCAGGAGCGAGTGGAGGCCCGCCCCATCAAGGAACCCATCCCCGCCATCGACATCGGCCTGGTGTGGCGCCGCGGCTCGCGGCTGGACTGGACCGCCCGCGAGTTCATCGACATAGCGCGGGATCAGAGCCGGCTGCGGGCCCGCCAGCCGGCCTCCCGCTAG
- the nhaC gene encoding Na+/H+ antiporter NhaC translates to MQNQQNHIRLPGMTQVFACLAIFLALAFSFTSVLDLPIQLALFIAWFVIMGLGIRLGHDYKSLEQAAVDGVAKGMGAILILVSVGALVGTWIAGGIVPSIIYFGLKVIHPSIFLLATLIICSLTSLATGTSWGSAATAGIAMMGIGHSLGVPAPLVAGAVLSGVYFGDKLSPLSDSVVLASTMSNVDVVEHIKGMLPISLFSYVITAALFTVVGMQYSGNVSLEQVNLVMEALDKQFNITPLAIVPVILVLGLLANRKPAFPVISFGALLGLVWAIAFQDMDPVKAMHSAYSPFPIISGVDFIDNILGRGGMESMLGSVAVIIFGLGFGGLLEKVGILEVIANAFEKRINSVGSLTSHTIGTAFLANVFGSAMYVSLILTPKIMAKNYDRLGLARKNLSRNAEFGGTLTCGMVPWSDNGIFMAGVLGVATLDYLPYMWLSFTCIIVTITLAYLGKAVNRVPVIEAASSR, encoded by the coding sequence ATGCAAAACCAACAAAACCACATCCGATTGCCTGGCATGACGCAGGTGTTTGCCTGCTTGGCCATTTTCCTGGCCCTGGCCTTTTCGTTCACCAGCGTGCTCGATCTGCCGATCCAGCTGGCGCTGTTCATCGCCTGGTTCGTCATCATGGGGCTCGGCATCCGGCTCGGCCATGATTACAAGTCCCTGGAGCAGGCGGCCGTCGACGGGGTCGCCAAGGGGATGGGAGCCATATTGATACTGGTCTCCGTCGGTGCCCTGGTCGGCACCTGGATCGCCGGGGGCATAGTCCCCAGCATCATCTACTTCGGCCTCAAGGTGATACACCCCTCCATCTTCCTGCTGGCGACCCTGATCATCTGCTCCCTCACCTCGCTGGCTACCGGCACCTCCTGGGGCTCTGCCGCCACGGCGGGGATCGCCATGATGGGCATAGGCCACAGCCTGGGGGTGCCTGCGCCGCTGGTGGCCGGTGCCGTGCTCTCCGGCGTCTACTTCGGTGACAAGCTTTCCCCCCTCTCCGACTCAGTGGTGCTGGCATCGACCATGTCCAACGTCGACGTGGTGGAACACATCAAGGGGATGCTGCCCATCAGCCTCTTCTCCTACGTCATCACCGCCGCCCTGTTCACCGTGGTCGGCATGCAGTACTCCGGCAACGTCAGCCTGGAGCAGGTCAACCTGGTGATGGAAGCCCTCGACAAGCAGTTCAACATCACGCCGCTGGCCATAGTGCCGGTGATCCTGGTGCTGGGCCTGCTGGCGAACCGCAAACCCGCCTTCCCGGTGATCAGCTTCGGCGCCCTGCTGGGCCTTGTCTGGGCCATCGCCTTCCAGGACATGGATCCGGTCAAGGCGATGCACTCCGCCTACAGCCCCTTCCCCATCATCTCCGGGGTCGACTTCATCGACAACATCCTGGGCCGCGGCGGCATGGAGTCCATGCTGGGCTCGGTGGCCGTCATCATCTTCGGTCTGGGCTTTGGCGGCCTGCTGGAGAAGGTCGGCATTTTGGAAGTGATCGCAAACGCCTTCGAGAAGCGCATCAACAGCGTCGGCAGCCTGACCAGCCACACCATAGGCACCGCCTTCCTGGCCAACGTGTTCGGCTCCGCCATGTATGTGTCGCTGATCCTGACCCCCAAGATCATGGCCAAGAACTACGACCGACTGGGACTGGCGCGCAAGAACCTCTCCCGCAATGCCGAGTTCGGCGGCACCCTCACCTGCGGCATGGTGCCCTGGAGCGACAATGGCATCTTCATGGCCGGGGTGCTGGGGGTGGCCACCCTCGACTACCTGCCCTACATGTGGCTCAGCTTCACCTGCATCATAGTGACCATCACCCTCGCCTATCTGGGCAAGGCGGTGAACCGGGTGCCGGTGATCGAGGCGGCCAGCTCCCGCTAA
- a CDS encoding late competence development ComFB family protein codes for MILDTDIHNFYEHLVLKEIEKQGLNQRLTPYQLADLCCLTLNQLPSHYIRHNVDMIYFTTDDERIEMEQKVMTSLRLAYDKIQAVPSR; via the coding sequence ATGATCCTGGATACCGACATTCACAACTTCTATGAACATCTGGTGCTCAAAGAGATAGAAAAACAGGGACTTAACCAGAGACTGACCCCCTACCAGCTGGCCGATCTCTGCTGCCTGACACTCAACCAGCTTCCTTCCCACTACATCCGCCACAACGTCGACATGATCTACTTCACCACGGATGACGAACGCATCGAGATGGAGCAGAAGGTCATGACCTCACTGCGCCTGGCCTATGACAAGATCCAGGCCGTTCCATCCCGCTAA
- the glgA gene encoding glycogen synthase GlgA — translation MAINPLKVLFVASEVEGLVKTGGLADVAKALPQHLARGGHDVRIILPFYKTLKRRDEAVLLASRWLPTPQGRDDISYRIYQLELDGICVYLLDCPPYFERPQLYAENNQAYPDNGERFAFLAAAALHACEQLNFAPDIVHCNDWHTGLLPLLLKTRHAHNPFFQRTRSVISIHNAAFQGVFDRQQFWAVPEIQDYEQRINYDYGHINLLKCGVLYADKINAVSPNYASELLTHLGAHGMASVFQQRASDLRGILNGCDYQDWDPAFDPLLPATYDADHLAGKHACKRALQQETGLPVGNLPIYGMVCRLTEQKGVHLLIPALDKFLQHQVQVVIVGSGDPSLAAQLQTIAQQHPDRFAFINAYDDRLAHLVEAGADFFLMPSLFEPCGLNQMYSLAYGTLPLVRAVGGLKDTVVDWDADPEHATGFCFNDPTASTLLDAMRRSLLHYLQEPEQFARVQQNAMHSRFDWADSVPLYEQMYQDALAQA, via the coding sequence TTGGCTATTAACCCACTGAAAGTCCTGTTTGTCGCCTCTGAGGTTGAGGGGCTGGTGAAGACCGGGGGCCTGGCGGATGTGGCCAAGGCCCTGCCGCAGCATCTCGCCCGGGGGGGTCACGACGTTCGCATCATCCTGCCCTTCTACAAGACGCTCAAGCGCCGGGATGAGGCCGTTCTTCTCGCCTCGCGCTGGTTGCCCACCCCTCAGGGACGGGACGACATCAGCTATCGCATCTATCAGCTGGAACTGGACGGGATCTGCGTCTATCTGCTCGATTGCCCGCCCTATTTCGAGCGGCCCCAGCTCTATGCCGAAAACAATCAGGCTTACCCCGACAACGGCGAGCGTTTCGCCTTCCTGGCGGCGGCGGCCCTGCACGCCTGCGAGCAGCTGAACTTCGCCCCTGACATAGTTCACTGCAACGACTGGCACACCGGCCTGCTGCCGCTGCTGCTCAAGACGCGCCACGCTCACAATCCCTTCTTCCAGCGCACCCGGTCGGTCATCAGCATCCACAATGCGGCCTTCCAGGGGGTGTTCGATCGCCAGCAGTTCTGGGCCGTGCCGGAGATCCAGGACTACGAGCAGCGCATCAACTACGACTACGGCCACATCAACCTGCTCAAGTGCGGTGTGCTCTATGCGGACAAGATCAATGCGGTCAGCCCCAACTACGCCAGCGAGCTGCTGACCCACCTGGGTGCTCACGGCATGGCCAGCGTGTTCCAGCAACGGGCGAGCGACTTGCGCGGCATTCTCAACGGCTGTGACTATCAGGATTGGGATCCCGCCTTCGATCCCCTGCTGCCCGCCACCTATGACGCCGACCACCTGGCCGGCAAACACGCCTGCAAACGGGCCCTGCAGCAGGAGACGGGGCTACCCGTCGGCAACTTGCCCATCTATGGCATGGTGTGTCGTCTGACCGAGCAGAAAGGGGTGCACTTGCTGATCCCGGCCTTGGACAAGTTTTTGCAGCATCAGGTGCAGGTGGTGATAGTGGGTTCCGGCGATCCCTCCCTCGCCGCCCAGTTGCAGACCATAGCCCAGCAACATCCCGACCGGTTCGCCTTCATCAACGCCTATGATGACCGTCTGGCCCACCTGGTGGAAGCGGGCGCAGATTTCTTCCTGATGCCCTCCCTGTTCGAGCCCTGCGGCCTCAACCAGATGTACAGCCTGGCCTATGGCACACTGCCGCTGGTGAGAGCCGTCGGCGGACTGAAGGATACAGTGGTGGACTGGGATGCCGATCCGGAGCACGCGACCGGGTTCTGCTTCAACGATCCTACCGCCAGCACCTTGCTCGATGCCATGCGCCGCAGCCTGCTCCACTACCTGCAGGAACCCGAGCAGTTTGCCCGCGTGCAGCAAAATGCCATGCACAGCCGCTTCGACTGGGCCGACTCAGTCCCTCTGTACGAACAGATGTATCAGGACGCACTGGCCCAGGCGTGA
- the glgC gene encoding glucose-1-phosphate adenylyltransferase, whose protein sequence is MAGILTMILAGGEGTRLQPLTTTRSKPSVPFGGSYRLIDFVLNNFVNADFLRIYVLTQFKSQSLYLHMKKGWNIVGITDRFIDPIPAQMRMGKRWYDGTADAIYQNLRFIEISDPEHVCIFGSDHIYKMDVSQMVSFHKQKAAALTVAALRMPIEEASAFGVIEVDQEGRMIGFEEKPRHPKPIPGDPTQALVSMGNYIFETEALYRELKRDAAEENSSHDFGKDIIPSLFPRAPVYVYDYSTNVIPGEKPNVYWRDVGTLDSYWQAHMDLVADDAPFSLYNRKWPLHTHYPPLPPATFIDTDDCKVKIANSLISGGCFIQGSQIQRSILGFRCNIGPCSHISESVLLGDVKIGEGCSIRRAIIDKNVEIAPGTVIGENLDHDRERFTVSEGGIVVVPKGARVGY, encoded by the coding sequence ATGGCAGGCATACTCACCATGATATTGGCAGGCGGCGAAGGAACCCGACTCCAGCCACTGACCACCACCCGCAGCAAGCCCTCTGTCCCCTTTGGCGGCAGCTACCGTTTGATCGACTTCGTGCTCAACAACTTCGTCAACGCCGACTTCCTGCGCATCTATGTGCTCACCCAGTTCAAGTCCCAGTCCCTCTACCTGCATATGAAGAAGGGTTGGAACATAGTCGGCATCACGGATCGCTTCATCGATCCCATTCCGGCCCAGATGCGAATGGGCAAACGCTGGTATGACGGCACCGCCGACGCCATCTACCAGAACCTGCGCTTCATCGAGATCTCCGACCCCGAGCACGTCTGCATCTTCGGCTCCGACCATATCTACAAGATGGACGTGAGCCAGATGGTGAGCTTCCACAAGCAGAAGGCCGCCGCCCTGACCGTGGCGGCCCTGCGCATGCCCATCGAGGAGGCGAGCGCCTTCGGGGTGATCGAGGTGGATCAGGAGGGTCGCATGATAGGTTTTGAAGAGAAACCCAGGCATCCGAAGCCCATCCCCGGGGATCCCACCCAGGCCCTGGTCTCCATGGGCAACTACATCTTCGAGACAGAGGCGCTCTACCGCGAGCTCAAGCGCGATGCCGCCGAGGAAAACTCCAGCCACGATTTCGGCAAGGACATCATCCCCAGCCTCTTCCCGCGCGCCCCCGTCTATGTCTACGACTACAGTACCAACGTCATCCCGGGGGAGAAGCCCAACGTCTACTGGCGCGATGTGGGGACTCTCGACTCATATTGGCAGGCGCACATGGACCTGGTGGCCGACGACGCCCCCTTCTCCCTCTACAATCGCAAGTGGCCGCTGCACACCCACTACCCGCCCCTGCCCCCCGCCACCTTCATCGACACCGATGACTGCAAGGTCAAGATTGCCAACTCCCTGATCTCCGGCGGTTGCTTCATTCAGGGCAGCCAGATCCAGCGATCCATCCTGGGTTTCCGCTGCAACATAGGCCCCTGCAGCCACATCAGCGAATCCGTGCTGCTCGGGGATGTGAAGATAGGTGAAGGCTGCTCAATTCGACGCGCCATCATCGACAAAAACGTTGAAATTGCACCCGGCACCGTGATCGGTGAGAATCTGGACCATGACAGAGAGCGATTTACCGTGTCCGAAGGCGGAATCGTCGTGGTACCTAAGGGAGCAAGAGTTGGCTATTAA
- the rsmC gene encoding 16S rRNA (guanine(1207)-N(2))-methyltransferase RsmC: protein MSRPVSAVSQMLERNQALFVGKRLLVCGALEDDYPRQLAELADSLTVFTTDYCYFLSQQAALGERILFDHQLGGAPRFDALLLLMPKAKAEAQYLLAMMTPLLESGADLFLAGENRGGINGADKLLAPYGDKPIKRDSARRCSLYHGELGKPVAPFELDAWFSRYECKAGDTELTVMALPGVFSADGLDLGSQMLLASLPPMTGKLLDFGCGAGVIGSILAKRNPALTVNMVDISALALESSRRTLAVNGLQGRVYASDVYSDIAERFQHIVSNPPFHAGLKTFYAATETFLARAPEFLTADGALTIVANAFLRYQPILETHFKLTEVIAGDGKFKVYLSKA, encoded by the coding sequence ATGAGCCGTCCTGTCAGTGCCGTCAGCCAGATGCTGGAACGTAATCAAGCCCTCTTTGTCGGCAAACGGCTATTGGTGTGTGGCGCCCTGGAAGATGATTACCCTCGTCAGCTGGCCGAGCTGGCCGACTCCCTGACGGTCTTCACCACAGACTACTGCTATTTCCTCAGCCAGCAGGCGGCCCTGGGTGAGCGCATCCTGTTCGATCACCAGCTCGGCGGTGCCCCTCGTTTCGATGCCCTGCTGCTGCTGATGCCCAAGGCCAAGGCCGAGGCGCAATACCTGCTGGCCATGATGACGCCGCTGCTGGAAAGCGGTGCAGACCTGTTCCTCGCCGGCGAGAACCGGGGCGGCATCAACGGGGCAGACAAGCTGCTGGCCCCCTATGGCGACAAGCCCATCAAACGCGACTCCGCCCGCCGCTGCTCCCTCTATCACGGCGAGCTCGGCAAGCCGGTCGCCCCCTTCGAGCTGGATGCCTGGTTCAGCCGCTATGAGTGCAAGGCCGGGGATACCGAGCTGACCGTCATGGCCCTGCCGGGGGTCTTCAGCGCCGACGGGCTGGATCTCGGCAGCCAGATGCTGCTGGCAAGCCTCCCTCCCATGACGGGCAAGCTGCTCGACTTTGGCTGTGGCGCCGGGGTCATCGGCTCCATCTTGGCCAAACGCAACCCGGCACTGACGGTGAACATGGTGGACATCAGCGCCCTGGCGCTCGAGTCCAGCCGCCGCACCCTGGCGGTCAACGGCTTGCAGGGACGAGTCTATGCCTCCGATGTCTACTCCGATATTGCCGAAAGATTCCAACATATCGTCTCGAATCCCCCCTTCCATGCCGGGCTCAAGACCTTCTATGCCGCCACCGAAACCTTCCTGGCAAGGGCCCCCGAGTTTTTGACCGCCGATGGCGCCCTGACCATAGTCGCCAATGCCTTCCTGCGTTACCAACCTATACTGGAGACGCACTTCAAACTGACCGAAGTGATCGCCGGCGATGGCAAATTCAAGGTGTATCTGAGCAAAGCCTAA
- the dapA gene encoding 4-hydroxy-tetrahydrodipicolinate synthase: protein MFQGSIVALITPFRQGQLDEAALARLVEWHIEQGTHGIVPVGTTGESPTLTHDEHCRVVELVVKQVAGRVPVIAGAGSNNPVEAIEYTRFAEQMGADATLHVAGYYNRPNQEGLFHHFKAVHDATTKPIIVYNIPPRAIVDVQPATLARLAELPRIAGVKDATGDLARPWTERQLIKKPFAWLSGEDATAVAYNIGGGQGCISVTANVAPKLVAEVQNLTLAGEWQAARELQDKLIPLHQAMFAEPSPAGAKYAVSLLGLCSEECRLPVMPLSDATRERIRAAMQALNLL from the coding sequence ATGTTTCAAGGTTCGATAGTTGCCCTGATCACCCCATTTCGACAGGGCCAGCTGGACGAGGCCGCACTGGCTCGCCTGGTGGAGTGGCACATAGAGCAGGGGACCCATGGCATAGTGCCGGTCGGTACCACGGGGGAGAGCCCGACCCTGACCCACGACGAGCATTGCCGGGTGGTGGAGCTGGTGGTCAAGCAGGTGGCGGGACGGGTCCCTGTCATCGCCGGCGCAGGGTCCAACAACCCGGTCGAGGCCATCGAATATACCCGTTTCGCCGAGCAGATGGGGGCGGATGCCACCCTGCATGTGGCCGGTTACTACAACCGCCCGAATCAGGAAGGTTTGTTCCACCACTTCAAGGCGGTCCATGACGCCACCACCAAGCCCATCATCGTCTACAACATCCCGCCCCGCGCCATCGTCGATGTGCAGCCGGCGACCCTGGCCCGCCTGGCCGAGTTGCCGCGTATCGCCGGCGTGAAGGATGCCACCGGCGATCTGGCCCGCCCCTGGACCGAACGCCAGCTCATCAAGAAGCCCTTTGCCTGGCTCTCCGGTGAAGACGCCACCGCCGTCGCCTACAACATCGGCGGTGGTCAGGGCTGCATCTCGGTGACGGCCAACGTGGCCCCCAAGCTGGTGGCCGAAGTCCAGAACCTGACCCTGGCCGGCGAGTGGCAAGCCGCCCGCGAGCTGCAGGACAAGCTGATCCCGCTGCATCAGGCCATGTTCGCCGAGCCGAGCCCGGCGGGCGCCAAATACGCGGTCTCCCTGCTGGGTCTGTGCAGCGAGGAGTGCCGTCTGCCGGTGATGCCGCTGTCTGACGCCACCCGCGAGCGGATCCGCGCCGCCATGCAGGCATTGAATCTGTTGTAA